From one Felis catus isolate Fca126 chromosome E2, F.catus_Fca126_mat1.0, whole genome shotgun sequence genomic stretch:
- the VASP gene encoding vasodilator-stimulated phosphoprotein isoform X1, which translates to MSETVICSSWATVMLYDDTNKRWLPAGTGPQAFSRVQIYHNPTANSFRVVGWKMQPDQQVVINCAIVRGIKYNQATPSFHQWRDARQVWGLNFGSKEDAAQFAAGMASALEALEGGGPPPPPPPAAPSTWSVQNGPAPEEVEQQKRQPPGPPEHMERRVSNAGGPPAPPAGGPPPPPGPPPPPGPPPPPGVSPSGVSAAGHGAGGGPPPAPPLPTAQGPSGGGTGAPGLAAAIAGAKLRKVSKQEEASGGPSAPKADSGRSTGGGLMEEMNAMLARRRKATQVGEKPPKDESANQEEPEARVPAQSESVRRPWEKNSTTLPRMKSSSSVTTSEAHPSTPSSSDESDLERVKQELLEEVRKELQKVKEEIIEAFVQELRKRGSP; encoded by the exons tgAGACCGTGATCTGCTCCAGCTGGGCCACCGTGATGCTTTACGATGACACCAACAAGCGATGGCTGCCGGCAGGCACGGGCCCCCAGGCTTTCAGCCGCGTCCAGATCTACCACAACCCCACGGCCAACTCCTTCCGGGTTGTCGGCTGGAAGATGCAGCCAGACCAGCAG GTGGTCATCAACTGTGCCATCGTCCGGGGTATCAAGTATAACCAGGCCACCCCCAGCTTCCACCAGTGGCGCGACGCCCGCCAGGTCTGGGGCCTCAACTTCGGGAGCAAGGAGGACGCAGCACAGTTCGCCGCGGGCATGGCCAGCGCCCTAGAGGCATTGGAAG GAGGGGGGCCtccgccaccgccaccaccagCAGCACCTTCCACCTGGTCTGTCCAGAACGGTCCTGCCCCAGAGGAGGTGGAACAGCAGAAAAG GCAGCCCCCGGGCCCGCCGGAGCACATGGAGCGCCGGGTCTCCAATGCAG gAGGCCCACCTGCTCCGCCAGCTGGGGGGCCGCCCCCCCCTCCAGGACCTCCCCCTCCTCCGggtccccccccacctcctggggtGTCCCCCTCAGGGGTCTCGGCCGCAGGGCATGGAGCAGGGGGAGGCCCGCCCCCTGcgccccctctccccacagcacAAGGCCCCAGTGGTGGCGGAACTGGGGCCCCCGGCCTTGCGGCCGCCATTGCCGGAGCCAAACTCAGGAAAGTCAGCAAG CAGGAGGAGGCCTCAGGGGGGCCCTCAGCCCCCAAAGCAGACAGCGGCCGGAGCACGGGCGGGGGGCTGATGGAAGAAATGAACGCCATGCTGGCCCGGAG AAGGAAAgccacacaagttggggagaaaCCCCCCAAGGACGAATCTGCCAAT CAGGAGGAGCCAGAGGCTAGAGTCCCAGCCCAGAGCG AATCTGTGCGGAGaccctgggaaaagaacagcacaACCTTGCCAAG GATGAAGTCTTCTTCTTCCGTGACCACTTCTGAGGCCCACCCCTCTACGCCCAGCTCCAGTGATGAGTCAGACCTGGAGAGAGTGAAACAG GAGCTTCtggaagaggtgaggaaggaacTGCAGAAAGTGAAAGAGGAAATCATTGAAG CATTTGTCCAGGAGCTGAGGAAGCGGGGTTCCCCCTGA
- the VASP gene encoding vasodilator-stimulated phosphoprotein isoform X3 yields the protein MSETVICSSWATVMLYDDTNKRWLPAGTGPQAFSRVQIYHNPTANSFRVVGWKMQPDQQVVINCAIVRGIKYNQATPSFHQWRDARQVWGLNFGSKEDAAQFAAGMASALEALEGGGPPPPPPPAAPSTWSVQNGPAPEEVEQQKRQPPGPPEHMERRVSNAGGPPAPPAGGPPPPPGPPPPPGPPPPPGVSPSGVSAAGHGAGGGPPPAPPLPTAQGPSGGGTGAPGLAAAIAGAKLRKVSKQEEASGGPSAPKADSGRSTGGGLMEEMNAMLARRRKATQVGEKPPKDESANEEPEARVPAQSESVRRPWEKNSTTLPRMKSSSSVTTSEAHPSTPSSSDESDLERVKQELLEEVRKELQKVKEEIIEAFVQELRKRGSP from the exons tgAGACCGTGATCTGCTCCAGCTGGGCCACCGTGATGCTTTACGATGACACCAACAAGCGATGGCTGCCGGCAGGCACGGGCCCCCAGGCTTTCAGCCGCGTCCAGATCTACCACAACCCCACGGCCAACTCCTTCCGGGTTGTCGGCTGGAAGATGCAGCCAGACCAGCAG GTGGTCATCAACTGTGCCATCGTCCGGGGTATCAAGTATAACCAGGCCACCCCCAGCTTCCACCAGTGGCGCGACGCCCGCCAGGTCTGGGGCCTCAACTTCGGGAGCAAGGAGGACGCAGCACAGTTCGCCGCGGGCATGGCCAGCGCCCTAGAGGCATTGGAAG GAGGGGGGCCtccgccaccgccaccaccagCAGCACCTTCCACCTGGTCTGTCCAGAACGGTCCTGCCCCAGAGGAGGTGGAACAGCAGAAAAG GCAGCCCCCGGGCCCGCCGGAGCACATGGAGCGCCGGGTCTCCAATGCAG gAGGCCCACCTGCTCCGCCAGCTGGGGGGCCGCCCCCCCCTCCAGGACCTCCCCCTCCTCCGggtccccccccacctcctggggtGTCCCCCTCAGGGGTCTCGGCCGCAGGGCATGGAGCAGGGGGAGGCCCGCCCCCTGcgccccctctccccacagcacAAGGCCCCAGTGGTGGCGGAACTGGGGCCCCCGGCCTTGCGGCCGCCATTGCCGGAGCCAAACTCAGGAAAGTCAGCAAG CAGGAGGAGGCCTCAGGGGGGCCCTCAGCCCCCAAAGCAGACAGCGGCCGGAGCACGGGCGGGGGGCTGATGGAAGAAATGAACGCCATGCTGGCCCGGAG AAGGAAAgccacacaagttggggagaaaCCCCCCAAGGACGAATCTGCCAAT GAGGAGCCAGAGGCTAGAGTCCCAGCCCAGAGCG AATCTGTGCGGAGaccctgggaaaagaacagcacaACCTTGCCAAG GATGAAGTCTTCTTCTTCCGTGACCACTTCTGAGGCCCACCCCTCTACGCCCAGCTCCAGTGATGAGTCAGACCTGGAGAGAGTGAAACAG GAGCTTCtggaagaggtgaggaaggaacTGCAGAAAGTGAAAGAGGAAATCATTGAAG CATTTGTCCAGGAGCTGAGGAAGCGGGGTTCCCCCTGA
- the VASP gene encoding vasodilator-stimulated phosphoprotein isoform X2: protein MSETVICSSWATVMLYDDTNKRWLPAGTGPQAFSRVQIYHNPTANSFRVVGWKMQPDQQVVINCAIVRGIKYNQATPSFHQWRDARQVWGLNFGSKEDAAQFAAGMASALEALEGGGPPPPPPPAAPSTWSVQNGPAPEEVEQQKRQPPGPPEHMERRVSNAGGPPAPPAGGPPPPPGPPPPPGPPPPPGVSPSGVSAAGHGAGGGPPPAPPLPTAQGPSGGGTGAPGLAAAIAGAKLRKVSKEEASGGPSAPKADSGRSTGGGLMEEMNAMLARRRKATQVGEKPPKDESANQEEPEARVPAQSESVRRPWEKNSTTLPRMKSSSSVTTSEAHPSTPSSSDESDLERVKQELLEEVRKELQKVKEEIIEAFVQELRKRGSP, encoded by the exons tgAGACCGTGATCTGCTCCAGCTGGGCCACCGTGATGCTTTACGATGACACCAACAAGCGATGGCTGCCGGCAGGCACGGGCCCCCAGGCTTTCAGCCGCGTCCAGATCTACCACAACCCCACGGCCAACTCCTTCCGGGTTGTCGGCTGGAAGATGCAGCCAGACCAGCAG GTGGTCATCAACTGTGCCATCGTCCGGGGTATCAAGTATAACCAGGCCACCCCCAGCTTCCACCAGTGGCGCGACGCCCGCCAGGTCTGGGGCCTCAACTTCGGGAGCAAGGAGGACGCAGCACAGTTCGCCGCGGGCATGGCCAGCGCCCTAGAGGCATTGGAAG GAGGGGGGCCtccgccaccgccaccaccagCAGCACCTTCCACCTGGTCTGTCCAGAACGGTCCTGCCCCAGAGGAGGTGGAACAGCAGAAAAG GCAGCCCCCGGGCCCGCCGGAGCACATGGAGCGCCGGGTCTCCAATGCAG gAGGCCCACCTGCTCCGCCAGCTGGGGGGCCGCCCCCCCCTCCAGGACCTCCCCCTCCTCCGggtccccccccacctcctggggtGTCCCCCTCAGGGGTCTCGGCCGCAGGGCATGGAGCAGGGGGAGGCCCGCCCCCTGcgccccctctccccacagcacAAGGCCCCAGTGGTGGCGGAACTGGGGCCCCCGGCCTTGCGGCCGCCATTGCCGGAGCCAAACTCAGGAAAGTCAGCAAG GAGGAGGCCTCAGGGGGGCCCTCAGCCCCCAAAGCAGACAGCGGCCGGAGCACGGGCGGGGGGCTGATGGAAGAAATGAACGCCATGCTGGCCCGGAG AAGGAAAgccacacaagttggggagaaaCCCCCCAAGGACGAATCTGCCAAT CAGGAGGAGCCAGAGGCTAGAGTCCCAGCCCAGAGCG AATCTGTGCGGAGaccctgggaaaagaacagcacaACCTTGCCAAG GATGAAGTCTTCTTCTTCCGTGACCACTTCTGAGGCCCACCCCTCTACGCCCAGCTCCAGTGATGAGTCAGACCTGGAGAGAGTGAAACAG GAGCTTCtggaagaggtgaggaaggaacTGCAGAAAGTGAAAGAGGAAATCATTGAAG CATTTGTCCAGGAGCTGAGGAAGCGGGGTTCCCCCTGA